The Henckelia pumila isolate YLH828 unplaced genomic scaffold, ASM3356847v2 CTG_461:::fragment_3, whole genome shotgun sequence genome window below encodes:
- the LOC140871958 gene encoding uncharacterized protein: MTQPSQGRVRTGRTLGRSCQRHSGRPWPEQGNSSPGGAAARAAKGRGRGSRVGLGFGDGSGLGSPGWVWFLKEVVVPAPDADTQARSAFDAWSHIDFLCRNYILNGLDNTLYSVYSATKTAKELWDSLEKKYKTKDAGTKKFVVEKFLEFKMVDTKTVISQVQDFQIILHDIMAEGVMISESFQVAALIEKLPPLWKEFKNYLKHKRKEMGLEYLIVRLRIEKDNRKAEIKTGKMPMEAKTNLTNHKAKYCRLPKKDNQYRTNVVQHKSVPIDLSEIDLSAVVFETNMVDHPREWYIDTGATRHVCVDKELFSKYTPISGRQLYRIKVQPVQVVR; the protein is encoded by the exons ATGACCCAGCCGAGCCAAGGtagggttcgaaccggcaggaccctgggaaggtcctgtcAACGGCACTCCGGCCGGCCATGGCCGGAGCAAGGCAACAGCAGCCCTGGaggggctgctgctcgcgcagcaAAGGGAAGGGGAAGGGGGTCACGGGTTGGGCTGGGTTTTGGGGATGGGTCGGGTTTGGGTAGTCCGGGTTGGGTCTG GTTTTTGAAGGAAGTTGTTGTTCCGGCACCGGATGCTGACACACAAGCAAGGTCTGCTTTCGATGCATGGTCTCACATCGACTTCTTGTGCCGGAACTACATTCTGAATGGGTTGGATAATACGTTGTATAGCGTATACTCTGCAACCAAAACTGCTAAGGAATTGTGGGATTCCTTGGAGAAAAAATACAAGACCAAGGATGCTGGCACAAAGAAGTTTGTAGTCGAAAAATTTCTCGAATTCAAGATGGTTGATACCAAGACGGTGATTAGCCAAGTGCAAGATTTCCAAATCATCCTCCATGACATAATGGCTGAAGGGGTGATGATCAGTGAATCCTTCCAAGTTGCTGCGCTAATCGAAAAACTACCGCCTTTATGGAAGGAGTTTAAAAACTATTTGAAGCATAAACGCAAAGAAATGGGGCTCGAGTACTTGATCGTTAGGCTGCGAATTGAGAAAGACAATCGCAAAGCAGAGATCAAAACTGGTAAGATGCCGATGGAAGCAAAGACAAACTTG ACGAACCACAAAGCCAAGTATTGTCGCTTACCGAAGAAGGACAATCAGTACCGGACAAATGTGGTCCAACACAAATCTGTGCCTATTGATTTGTCCGAGATAGATCTGTCAGCAGTAGTCTTCGAGACTAACATGGTTGATCATCCTAGAGAATGGTATATCGACACTGGAGCAACACGACATGTTTGTGTTGACAAGGAGTTATTCTCGAAGTATACTCCTATAAGTGGAAGACAACTCTATAGGATAAAAGTGCAACCTGTGCAAGTAGTGAGGTAA